GAAGAGGGATATAAGGATCGGACCAAGATGGAGCCTTTCCATGGATATTATTTCAGAATTATAAAGGCTCAGGGTTCAAATGCAAGGGGCGGGGCCTTTGATTATGTGGTCAGAGGCAATATGGTCCTCGGATTCGGGCTTCTTGCCTATCCTGCCAAATACGGGTCATCGGGGATCATGACCTTTATGGTGAATCAGGAAGGAGTGATCTATCAGAAGGACCTCGGTAAGAAGACTGTCAGGGCATCGAAAATAACCAGATATGATCCTGATAAGACCTGGAAGAAGGTCGAGGAAACGGCAAAGAAGTAGCGCCGATCTTTATCAAATGGAAAAGGGCATGACCAAAACTTGGTCATACCCTTCTTATATCTGAAGGGTTACCCCCTCCTGGATCTGATGTTCAGTATATAGACCGAAGCCTGCCGGTCTTTCTGTCGAAGATCACCTTATCCACCCGTTTACTGTTCTGCAGCACCTCTGCCTCGATGAATCTTCCCTTATGCGCAACATTGCCGAGACGATATCCCCGCTCTTCATAATATTTTCTGAGTGACTGTATCGCCACCCCGGGGGGGATTGCCTCCTTGCATGCGCCGTACACTGCGCAGTCTTTGCAGTATCCGCCATAGGGCGTCACCGGCCCTTCGCCTCCAAAAGAGAAAGAGGCTGCAGAGAGCAGCAGGAATGCTGATAGTGCTGATCTGGTGACAATATGCAGAGTTTTCATAATCTCCTGCTGTTATCCTACGCCACAGTGATGAAGAAATTATGAAGGATTGCCTTCAAGCGATCTCCTCAATGCCGCTGATCTCAACCACTTTTCTTTTTGATGACTGACCCCTGATAACCCTTACCTGTGATCTTTTCACCTGCAGTTCCTCTGCAAGCACCTCGATCAGCTGTTCGTTCGCCGCCCCCTCAACAGGCGGTGATGTGAGCTTTACTTTCAGGACATTGTTGTCCATCACACCGGCAATGCCTTTTTGCGAAGACCTGGGCTCGACCTTCACCTCGATCGTTATACCGTTCTTTGTCCTCTTATAAGGGATGTTCATAAGTATTTTCAATTCTTTTGCATAACCTCGTTTGCCGTGACATTAATTACTTTAAAACCCCACCTGACCTCCCCTTGGTAAGGGGAGGAAGTAACCCTTTTTGAGTCTTGCCACTTTTCCCCCTCCTTACCAAGGAGGGGTTAGGGGAGGTTAGGTATCCATATTCTGAACGCTGAGCCTTTTCCGTCTACGCTCTTTACCTCTATTGTTCCTGCCATGGCATCGACCAGTTCCTTGACAATGGCGAGGCCAAGTCCAATGCCATTTGATTCCTCACCCCGGTAAAACCTTTTGAAGATGTCCTGTACCCTGTCCTGGGCTATACCCTTTCCCGTGTCAGTGATCTCGATGAAAAAACCGCTGCTGTCTTTGCCGACATCAATGGATATCGAACCGTTATCTGTATATTTCAGCGCATTGGAGAGGATGTTTTGCACAATCCGTTCCAGTTTTTCAGGATCAGAAGATACGGGCAGTTCCCCTCTGCCTGAAAGCGTTATCGCCAGTCCCTTTTCCGTGGCAAGGGGCAGCATCCTCTCCCTGATGCGCACGAGCAGCTCCCTGAGGTCAAACTGCACAATGTTCTTTTTTGTAAAAAAACTGGCCTCGGCCTTGGTAACATCTTCGATGCCCTGCACGAGTTTTATCAGATTTTCGGTCTCAGCCCGGATATTTTCAAGACCTATGGTCTGATCAGCGATGACGCCGTCGCTCATTGCCTCTATTGTTGCCTTCATGACAGCAAGCGGCGTGCGAAGTTCATGGGCAATATTGGACGTCAGATGTCTGCGCAGGGCCTCTTCGCGCTCCAGCGCCTCTGCCATGTAGTTAAAGCTGCGGCTTAGCTGGCCGAGTTCGTCTCCCGAATATACCGGGACGCGCACGCTGAAATCGCTTGCTGCAAGGGTTTCTACAGCCTCTTTCATCTTTTTCATCGGCCGCGAAAAGAAGAGACTGAAGAACAGGGAGAGAAGAACTGCCCCGCCGCCCGCAATGGCAAAGGCAACGATCAGAAAATAGATCCCTCTTTTTCTGAAGACGGTTTCTTTCTCTTCAATGCCAGGCCTGTTCAGCCGTCTCACCTGCATGGTGCCGATCTCCCTTCCTTCCTGATAGAGGGGATAGGGTTCATATTCCCCCTTTGCAGAGTTGAGGTCGGTGATCGCAAGCATCCGCTTCTTCATGGAGGGTGTGAGCATGGCAATGGCGGCTGTTGAACTCATCACCTCACGGTTTTCAGAATCATCTATCCTCGCATCGAATCCCAGCATTATGGCCCAGTGCAGGGCCTCGTGCAGCGCAGCATGGTCCCATCTGCCGTCGCTATAACTGCCTTCAACGGCTGCCATGATCCAGTACAGCCGGTCTTCTCTGGCGCCGCTCACATATTCTTCAAAATCTCTTGTGATAAGACGTTCATAGATAAGCCCTGAGATAAGTGCAAGGAGGACAACAGCGAGAAAAGAAAGAAAAAGCTTATTCCTCATCAGGTATTCCGATGAATTTGTACCCTACGCCATACACGGTCTGTATGAACTCGGGCGACTTCGAGTCTTTCTCTACTTTGTGGCGCAGATTTTTTACATGTGCATCAATGGTCCTGTCGTATCCTTCAAAATCGAATCCCTGGACAATATTCACGATCTGGTTGCGTGAGAGTATCCTGCCGTGGTTTTCGGCCAGGGATGTGAGGATCTTGAACTCGGTGAGCGTAAGCTGCAGGGACTTGCCGTCCAGAAAAACCTCGTGACGGTCCAGGTCAACCGAAAGTCTGCCCTTGTTGTATCTGAGATGATGTCTCTTTGTTTTGCCTGACCGTCTTAAATGCGCTTTTACACGGGCAACAAGTTCTTTCGGACTGAAGGGTTTGACCACATAATCGTCTGCACCGATGCCGAGTCCCCTGACCCTGTCTTCCTCACCGCTCTTTGCCGTAAGCATGATGATCGGGACATCAGAGGTCTGCCTGATCGTGGCGCAAAGCTCTTCCCCTGCCATATCAGGGAGCATCAGGTCCAGAATGATCAGGTCAGGAGCTTCCTTCAGCAGTTTGAGCGCAGCTGATCCGTTTTCAGCAACCCGTATCCTGAACCCTTCTTTGTCAAGATAGGCCTTGACGATATCAGAGATCTTTTTTTCATCCTCAACGATCAGAATGAATTCTTTTCTGCCAGTATCCATAATAGGCGCCTCCGAAAAAGAAGGTCAGGGCTGTCAGGCTGAACCCTGCCAATACATCTACCACATAATGATACCTGAGGTAAACCGTAGAAAAGATGAGTGCTGCGACAAAGGGCAGAAATATCCAAAAGAGCTTTTTCTCGAACTTGAATGCAAGGAAGAGGACGGTAAGGGCGATGCCGGTGTGACCGCTCGGAAAGGCGTCACGCTTTATGCCTTCAAGACGGTTCAGCAGTTCCTGTATCGGCGCAGTCAGAACAAAGCCCTGGAGGTCAGTAGTCTGCAGATGCATCATGGTGAAGCGCGGGCCGAGCGCAGGGAAGAGCAGATACCCGGCGTAGGAAAGATAGAAGCAGAGCATGATCATAAAAAGGGCATAGTCGAACTCCCGCTCACGTTTTTGTGCAAGAAGCACGATGCCGATCGTGAACGGCAGAAGATAGTAGCTGGAATAGGCGACCTGGAGCGCATCCGTAAGCAGGGGGTGCATGATCTTTTCCATCATGACAGTAGGATGACCGCCAAAAAAAACGAAATCGAGCTTTATCAGAATCGGGTCTATGTCCTGGGGATTGACAGCATGAACAATATATTCCAGACTGTCGAAGATGGCGAGAATCGATATGGTCGGAAAGATCAGATGATAGACCCAGTGCATAAACCGGCCTTTATCCCTGAACAGGAGCAGGAGCGCCTGAACAAGGAACATAGCACTATAGAGAAGAATAAGAAGGGATGCATGGTCGATCACGCGGCTGAATATGACGGCGATGACCGTAAGCGCCGTCAGCGAGAGGAAATTCAGGGCATCAGCGGGTCTGAGCAGTGCAAGGAAGTTTCTGGTCATAGTTTTCTGAGCACTCGCATGAGAGCCTTCTCTCTTTTTGATCGTTGTCGCGAACTGCCTTTCTGCCTCATATCATCATCCTCATCATCAGCTGGCTGTTCGTTGTCGCCATCAGTGAGCATGTTCCCATTCTTACCAAGGCGGAGCTGGGGGCGGTTGAGATGAATGCTCTGCTCAAGCCTGCTTAAGAACTGGGCAGAAGGAACCGGCACTGAACTGTTGTTCCAGGCATGGTCCATGATCTCCCTGTCCGAACTGATCACGACCCACTCTTTCCGGTCCTGCTCTATCATGGTCTTGATCACCTCGTCTGCCTTGTCACCCAGACGCGAGTAGATAACGCGGACACCTGCGGTAACGGCCTCCTCCTGGCGACTGCCTCCCGATTTCCAGCCATCAAATACAACGGTGATGTCATGACCTTTCAGTTTTCGGTATGCAATAAGCTGCTGAATAAGCTGTTCCCGCTCTTTCTGCAGATCCCGGTGCTGTATGCCGATGAGATTATACCCGTCTATGATTATCGAAGAAATAGCTCTGCCTCCGGTGATATAGGTGGTGATATTATAGCATTGCCCTGTCTTGTCGGAACCTCATAAAGATAAACAGCCAGCTGTCTGGTTTTGCTCATAAGCCGGCCACAGGAGTCATAGGCTCGCACTTCAGAGCGTAAACACTCCGGAGTGTAAACCTGCTTCCGGCAGCTGCAATGCACTATTATTGCTCATTGGTGTTATAATTCATGAATATTTTTCTGAGGACAATGGATTGCAAGATAGCGTACTTAAGGCGAGGAGATATTAAGACAGGTGCAGCGTAATGCATATTGATCCCATGCAGCTTGCCGGTTCAGCGGTTCTCCTGCTTCTCGGATCGGCAGTTTTGGCAATGTTCCTTGGCAGATTCCAGCGCCTGCTTGTTGCGGTCAGTTTTACCCTTGCCTCTGCAGCCTCTCTGCTTGCCCTTGCTGCCGGAGTATGGGCAGTAAACAGCAACAGCATTAGTCAGGCTATGATGGCCATGGGCCTGCCTGATCTGCCGTTTCATCTCAGGCTCGACCCGCTTGCAGGATTTTTTCTCACGATCGTCAGCGCTCTTTCGTTCATTGTTTCGATCTATTCGCTTGGGTATGTTAAAGGCATTATCGTTCAGAGGCCGGTCACAAGGCTTGTTGTCTTTTATGCGCTCTTCCTTGCCGGCATGTTCATGGTCATTCTTGCTGATGATGCCCTGTTCTTCCTCATCGCCTGGGAGGTGATGGCTGCAGCTTCATACTTCCTTGTGCTTTTTGAGGACGAACGCATAGAAAATCGGCGGGCAGCATTCCTCTATATAGTTGTTGCACATGTCGGTGCCATTGCCATACTCCTTTCTTTTGGGGTCATGGCCGGCCTGGTGACAGGATTTGAAGGGTTTCATGGATACACCTTTGACGCCATGCGGCAGGCTCAGTTCACACCGGCATGGGCGACTGCTGCGTTTTTGCTGGCCTTTTTCGGTTTTGCTGCAAAGGCAGGAATGATCCCCCTGCATGTCTGGCTTCCTGAGGCTCACCCTGTTGCTCCGTCAAATGTCTCTGCCCTGATGAGCGGTGTTATGCTCAAGACCGCCATTTACGGGATCGTCCGGGTGACCTTTGATCTTATCCGTATTTTCCCCTGGTGGTGGGGAGCGCTGGTGCTGGTGCTGGGCCTGGTATCTGCCGTGATCGGCGTGCTGTTTGCGCTGATGCAGAATGATCTGAAGAGACTCCTTGCCTATTCTTCGGTTGAGAATATAGGGATCGTGCTTATCGGCATCGGGCTTGCCATGATATTTACCTCATTTCAGCTGCCCCTGCTTGCTGCTCTTGCTCTTACCGCAGGCCTTTATCACGCGCTGAACCATGCCATGTTCAAAGGGCTTCTTTTCATGGGCGCCGGAGGTGTACTCCATGCTGCACATGAAAGAAATATGGAGAAGATGGGCGGTCTCATTCATCTGCTCCCCTGGACCTCTGCGCTTTTCCTCGTCGGCTGCGTCTCCATATCAGGGCTGCCGCCCTTCAATGGTTTTGTGTCTGAGTGGCTTACTTTTCAGGCATTTCTGCTC
This DNA window, taken from Nitrospirota bacterium, encodes the following:
- a CDS encoding YggU family protein, with translation MNIPYKRTKNGITIEVKVEPRSSQKGIAGVMDNNVLKVKLTSPPVEGAANEQLIEVLAEELQVKRSQVRVIRGQSSKRKVVEISGIEEIA
- a CDS encoding HAMP domain-containing histidine kinase gives rise to the protein MRNKLFLSFLAVVLLALISGLIYERLITRDFEEYVSGAREDRLYWIMAAVEGSYSDGRWDHAALHEALHWAIMLGFDARIDDSENREVMSSTAAIAMLTPSMKKRMLAITDLNSAKGEYEPYPLYQEGREIGTMQVRRLNRPGIEEKETVFRKRGIYFLIVAFAIAGGGAVLLSLFFSLFFSRPMKKMKEAVETLAASDFSVRVPVYSGDELGQLSRSFNYMAEALEREEALRRHLTSNIAHELRTPLAVMKATIEAMSDGVIADQTIGLENIRAETENLIKLVQGIEDVTKAEASFFTKKNIVQFDLRELLVRIRERMLPLATEKGLAITLSGRGELPVSSDPEKLERIVQNILSNALKYTDNGSISIDVGKDSSGFFIEITDTGKGIAQDRVQDIFKRFYRGEESNGIGLGLAIVKELVDAMAGTIEVKSVDGKGSAFRIWIPNLP
- a CDS encoding response regulator transcription factor translates to MDTGRKEFILIVEDEKKISDIVKAYLDKEGFRIRVAENGSAALKLLKEAPDLIILDLMLPDMAGEELCATIRQTSDVPIIMLTAKSGEEDRVRGLGIGADDYVVKPFSPKELVARVKAHLRRSGKTKRHHLRYNKGRLSVDLDRHEVFLDGKSLQLTLTEFKILTSLAENHGRILSRNQIVNIVQGFDFEGYDRTIDAHVKNLRHKVEKDSKSPEFIQTVYGVGYKFIGIPDEE
- a CDS encoding phosphatase PAP2 family protein; this encodes MTRNFLALLRPADALNFLSLTALTVIAVIFSRVIDHASLLILLYSAMFLVQALLLLFRDKGRFMHWVYHLIFPTISILAIFDSLEYIVHAVNPQDIDPILIKLDFVFFGGHPTVMMEKIMHPLLTDALQVAYSSYYLLPFTIGIVLLAQKREREFDYALFMIMLCFYLSYAGYLLFPALGPRFTMMHLQTTDLQGFVLTAPIQELLNRLEGIKRDAFPSGHTGIALTVLFLAFKFEKKLFWIFLPFVAALIFSTVYLRYHYVVDVLAGFSLTALTFFFGGAYYGYWQKRIHSDR
- a CDS encoding NYN domain-containing protein produces the protein MTTYITGGRAISSIIIDGYNLIGIQHRDLQKEREQLIQQLIAYRKLKGHDITVVFDGWKSGGSRQEEAVTAGVRVIYSRLGDKADEVIKTMIEQDRKEWVVISSDREIMDHAWNNSSVPVPSAQFLSRLEQSIHLNRPQLRLGKNGNMLTDGDNEQPADDEDDDMRQKGSSRQRSKREKALMRVLRKL
- the hyfB gene encoding hydrogenase 4 subunit B, with protein sequence MHIDPMQLAGSAVLLLLGSAVLAMFLGRFQRLLVAVSFTLASAASLLALAAGVWAVNSNSISQAMMAMGLPDLPFHLRLDPLAGFFLTIVSALSFIVSIYSLGYVKGIIVQRPVTRLVVFYALFLAGMFMVILADDALFFLIAWEVMAAASYFLVLFEDERIENRRAAFLYIVVAHVGAIAILLSFGVMAGLVTGFEGFHGYTFDAMRQAQFTPAWATAAFLLAFFGFAAKAGMIPLHVWLPEAHPVAPSNVSALMSGVMLKTAIYGIVRVTFDLIRIFPWWWGALVLVLGLVSAVIGVLFALMQNDLKRLLAYSSVENIGIVLIGIGLAMIFTSFQLPLLAALALTAGLYHALNHAMFKGLLFMGAGGVLHAAHERNMEKMGGLIHLLPWTSALFLVGCVSISGLPPFNGFVSEWLTFQAFLLSPSLPSPLMKLLIPMGAALLALTAALSAACFVKAFGVTFLGQWRGQHAPHIQEVNWPMKLGMIMAAVCCLFLGILPTLVIDWMDAVPELLVGSKISTSAGAFGWMWLTPVARERASYSGPMVFFVILAVIIIAYLLLHVRSGSIKRVPLWDCGFEKVTQRMQYTSTSFAMPIRRIFGFFFSIRERVKLDGHAAHRAFPVRMHYYLRIRDRFWGWFYKPLIDASFWVSRRVGMLQQGRIQTYLIYSFVTIIILLIFTR